AAGAAAGGTTGCTTTACCTCGAATAAAACCCCCACAATGTGCCTCTACGAGGGAACACCATTCAAGAAGCTATATCAAAGAGAACTCAAAGAAATATGAAGTTCTTAAATCGAAGAATTAGCATAGGAGTAAGATGCGCCAAAGTCCTCCCCAAAGCCTTGATGTAAATCGAGGCGGCCACGCTCCCCCCTCGAATCAGGTAGAAAATAAGCCATCGAAGAACCAGCATAACAGAAAATTACCGAAATATATGGATAATCCTCCCAAGATGGGCGAGTATAACAGAAAGGGAGATTCAGACGAACATGTATAACTCATCAACGATTGACTGAACTACTCTAATATGGATGAAGCCTCCAAATGCAAGTTGTTCGCACTAACTATGTGGGATGACCATGCTATGGTTCAACGGTCAACCGGACAGGAGTATTTAATCTTGGACGAATTTCTACAAAAGATTCACTACTCACTTTACCGCCCAAAAAAGCAGTTATTAACAATCGTTGCTTTGAGTGATATTATTCAAGGGAAGAAGGAAAGATTGTGGTCTTACATCGAATAATTTACAAAAGTAGTCATGGAGGTGCAATAAGCTGAATAAGGCCTTAAGTGTGGGATCATAGAGAACGACCTCCTACGACATCATCCCTTCATGTTGAAGCTAGGAAGGAAATGAGCATGAACCACTCAGAAAATGTTGAGCATGTCTAAATCTTACATGATTCTATAAGAAAAACTCAACACCCAATTCGATAATCCTGCATTTGTCGATGCTAACTCTGGTCGCTCAGCAGTAAAGAAGTCCCATCAACGCAAGAATGGGTATGACTTGGGAATATGAAAAATAACAAGTATGTTTTTCACTTGCACCAAATTCAATGTCATGTCACAAACAGGTTTCTTTTCTTCCGGCATGAGACGACGTGCAATTGGAGGACCAGCTAACTTTTCACATAAATCATGGTTATGTAAGCCACATATCACATTAAAAATCCATTTGTGATTTTCCAACCGATAATCATGAAACTTATAGGGACAATCACGTTTTCCTAAACCAGTTTCATTTCGTTTGAAATTATGGAGAAGAGGTGTATATTTTCCACTTCTTTCGCATGTCAATGTCATAAATGCACCTCTTTTATCAGTACCATTATCATACCTTCTGATTACAACACGAAACCCCAATTTGGATGCCTTTGTACGAATCTATTGGAGCATGTgatcacaaaatttaaactaTTGTTCATTTTTAAATTGGTTGCCAACATTGACCTTTTTCACAACTACACGTGAGGCATCTAGAGACACAATGTGTTTGGGGAAAACATCAGGATGCACCATTTTTaatgaaaacaaaaaaacataaaatattcaTCAACATCTAAAAGATAAAACAAGTTGCTGGAAAATGAGAACAGACAGCTTCCGAAAATGCATCTCCAGATGAGTACATAAAGAATTTGGAGATACATTTCCGGATATGACGTAACTTTTTTCAGCTTAAAAACAGAATTAATGTGATCAATGAGACTTGAAATGAATGAACTTTACCCTGAATTCCAACTTCTTTTGCTCCGTTTGATTTGATGAAACACAAGAATAAAGTTTTGGAATGAAAATCTTGATTGAGAATAACAGGGTTTTTGGAAAGGGTTTATGGAAAAAATGGATATGGGGTCTGATCATGCAGGTGACTGTTTTTAGAGATAACATGTTTGATTATTTTGAGATGCATCTCAAGACTAATATGACATGCAAAGGTGCCAAATTATCAAATTCTCTCTTCAATTGTTCAGAGTTAGATCTCCAAATAACTCATGGAGCGCGTTAAAAAAATCATTACATACTATTTgacggagatgtatctccgaaataaaattttctttgactatAGGGTGACTGTATCTTTGTGTGTGCTGTGTAATACAAATGGTACGTCCGAAAATGTATTTCAAAAATTGAGGGTCATTTTTGGTTTTCTATAGAATTCTTTTCCATCTCATAGGGTGTACTAAGAAATTCCCGATGATTATTGGTTTTATAAAATGGTTATTGGTTTTCCAAAAATTCCCGATGATTATTGATCTTGCAAACTAGTTTTTTGTACACCCTTATGTAGTAATGATTGTTTTCATTTGAAATGGACGAGATCGAATAGTAAAAAAATTAGACAAAGCTCTTTGTAACATGGAATGAGAgaccatttttttattaaagaatGGAAAATGTTCTCTCTGTTAGCGCAATTTAAGGGGTCAAGCGAGGCGTATTTTTtactttgaaaacttttttttagcaacacacctttgtgagagacacatcacatattcacccaaaataTTAAGACGATAGATGAATgaattctctcacttataaatacCCAAGTCTTCATATTTCTAACTAATGTGGGACTTCCCCACACTACTCACACTTGTAATTCTTTTTCAAcactttcaaaactccaatttcACCCTTCATATGATAATATTATTTATCCCTTTCAATATAGCTTTATATTGAGAAGTAATACTCACCATAGTAGTATTATTTCTAatgaaatatgcatgttatgattAAGATGAAGGGTAAAAAGGTTTTCACGTCGATTAAAGTTAATGAATGTAAGTTCCTCTCCATCTCAAACTTAGTATTCAGCATTGGCTCAATTCATCTAGTTTTGGGATCTTATGGAATTGGGATAAAACATAATCCTTGAAACTATAAAGAGATATTAGACAAGAAGATCATTTGTACCATTATCTTTTTTTGTCAACTCGGAATTGTTTTTCTACCAATCACAAAAAATTGAGTATTATACATTCAACCAATCACATGatactatttaattttaatatatttaattatttattaaatagtataattGTTTGGTGTTTTCAAGGAATTATCATTAAAGGTAACTTTATCCAACTTTTTAAGTTGAGTAGATAATAATTACCTATTATTGATAATGTGGAAGCGGGTTACTAGAAGGTTGTGCCTGCatggaaaaaaaaatctaaattctCACTTTTTTTTTGTAGACAAGTTCTTCCTATTTGCAAAATGTTAGTGAACATGCATACTATGGTGGCGAAACAAGGTTGGAATATGTTAGCAAAACCTCACTCTCTTGTCTCTCGGGTTTTTAAAGCTAGGTATTTCCCTCGTACTTCCTTCCTTAAATCCTCTCTTGGTTATAATCCTAGTTTTGTTTGGCGTAGCCTATGGAAATCTAGAGAGGTATTAACACTTGGGTGCAGGTGGAGTATAGGGGATGGTAGCAATATTATGGTGATGAATGAACCTTGGCTCCAAGGACAATGGGAAGGGAATGTGATTGGTCCTCCGACGCAAGGTGTGTACAATATTTTTGTTAACAACCTTATGTTACCTAATATGAAACAATGGGATGTACAAGTAATCCAGAATTTGTTTGATCCTGTAGTGGCGATGGATATTTTTAAGGTTCCGTTGGTGGAGGAGGTTGTTAAAGATACGATAATTTGGAAAGAGGAACAAAATGGGATATATAGTGTAAGATCAGGTTACAGATTATGGAGGATTTCCCAAGCAAACAGATGGAGTAAAAGGGTGGACCGTAATTGGAGTAATTTGTGGAATATCATAGCTCCACCTAGGGCCAAACATTTGCTATGGAGAATTTGTAGGGGCTGCCTCACATCTCGGTCTAGGCTCATTCAACATTTTGTCCAATGTCCGGCCCATTGTCTAAGGTGTGATTTTGATGAGGAGGATGATTGGCATTTTTTTCCGGATGTGATTCCATGGTCCAAagttggcgggcagcaggtttTTCATCTTTGATTGAACCTCGTATTCATAATTTTAATGACGCTAAATCCCTTATTCTTGATATTTGTAATAGAGAGGATAGAAGGGATGTCGGTAGGTTCGCGGTGCTGGTGGATGAAATATGGAAGAATAGGAATAATATTGTTTGGAATGACACACGGGAAGAGGCGAGAAAAATTGGTTTGCAGGCCTATTTCAATTGGCATGATTGGTTCTTAGCTAGAAGGAATGAGGAGAGGGTCCAGGAACCTCCTTCACCTACCGTTTGGACGCCTCCAGATGAAGGTAAATTCAAGTGTAATGCTGATGCCGGCTATAACAATAGTTTGGGTACGGCGAATAAAGGGTGGTGCGTTAGAAAAAATGGTGGTCATTTTATTGTTGCAGGAGTAACTTGGGACTACAGTATGTTACCCACTAATGTTGCGGAAGCCATGGCTTTGAAAGAAGCTATGCAAGATGCTATTTCCCTACAGTTGAACAATGTTATCTTTGAAAGCGACTCTCAATTGGTGGTGCAAGTTATTCTCTCAAATCAAATTGGTAGATCCGAATTTAGTCATGTTATTTTAGCCATTAAGAATTTGTTACATTTTTTTCTAACTTTGAGGTCAAGTTCATCAAACGCCAAGCGAATTTGGTTGCCCATAAGTTAACTAAGGCGGtcaattcttggtctaggcgtcaTGTTATTAATGAGATTCCTCCCTATATTATTTCGCATTTGATTAATGAAAGTCATTGAGTttgtttgtgtaaaaaaaattggGTATTCTCTTAATGAATTTTGTCAAGCTTTTGGAAAGTTGTTGAAtggtaaaaaaaaaactcatattttctaataaaaaaactTTATCCCTTGTCCTAAAATAGTGTctttctaattaaaaataaaataaaataagggtcAAGCTAATCAATGCCTTCAGGACCTTCTTTAAGgatgttaaataaatattttttttttatgaatgttaatatcTCAATTTCCAATACATTTTTAATGCATTCAATAcacacatttttaaaaaatttagcactttaattatttaaatagaaCATGAaggacactcgttagcatttctcttaaaataatagttttttttactttttcaatgCAACATTAATTAACTTTTATCAACTTTATTAAGGATGAATGCAAGGTGAATGCAAGGATGTCTCAGTTTGACAGGGAGAATCATCTTACTAAATCAGTGTTGAGTTatattatgtattttttaaaatgtgcTTAAGATTCAAATGAGATTTATGTATATAGGGGGCAAAGGCTAATCCCAAAAATCTCACTTAGTTAATTAGAAAATTCATTGTCGTCCATGTAAAAATGGATACTTAGCTAGATTTAAAAATCCTCGTGTTATGAACTTCCTAATGAAAATATTGTGGGGTTTGATTAAGATGATTGATGATTTGGGGTCCTAAGTCTTGTATGAAAAATATGGGATATAATCAAAATTTAAGTGATTTCTTATTACATCCTATATCCTATATGATCAAAAGAATCCTTTGAAAAATCGAAAATTTCTCCTCAATTTCTCGAAATATATCTTTGGACGGATTCTTTGCATCATAAAAAGTGAGTAAATTTGGTGTCACCCtagaatcaaattaaaaaatattctgGAGATATATTTCTCGGAATGTGATATAATAAATTgtttcaaaatcattattggaatAATTCCGGAAATGTAACTCCGACAAAATTGTGCGGAAAATTGGAATCATGTCGCATTTGCATGTCAAATTATTCCGGAGATACATCTCtagaaaaatcaaaaataaaattgctAAAAACAGAAACTTGCATGATCA
The Vicia villosa cultivar HV-30 ecotype Madison, WI linkage group LG6, Vvil1.0, whole genome shotgun sequence genome window above contains:
- the LOC131614216 gene encoding uncharacterized protein LOC131614216, with product MVHPDVFPKHIVSLDASRVVVKKIRTKASKLGFRVVIRRYDNGTDKRGAFMTLTCERSGKYTPLLHNFKRNETGLGKRDCPYKFHDYRLENHKWIFNVICGLHNHDLCEKLAGPPIARRLMPEEKKPVCDMTLNLVQVKNILVIFHIPKSYPFLR
- the LOC131614217 gene encoding uncharacterized protein LOC131614217, translated to MVAKQGWNMLAKPHSLVSRVFKARYFPRTSFLKSSLGYNPSFVWRSLWKSREVLTLGCRWSIGDGSNIMVMNEPWLQGQWEGNVIGPPTQGVYNIFVNNLMLPNMKQWDVQVIQNLFDPVVAMDIFKVPLVEEVVKDTIIWKEEQNGIYSVRSGYRLWRISQANRWSKRVDRNWSNLWNIIAPPRAKHLLWRICRGCLTSRSRLIQHFVQCPAHCLREDRRDVGRFAVLVDEIWKNRNNIVWNDTREEARKIGLQAYFNWHDWFLARRNEERVQEPPSPTVWTPPDEGKFKCNADAGYNNSLGTANKGWCVRKNGGHFIVAGVTWDYSMLPTNVAEAMALKEAMQDAISLQLNNVIFESDSQLVVQVILSNQIGRSEFSHVILAIKNLLHFFLTLRSSSSNAKRIWLPIS